One genomic segment of Plasmodium vinckei vinckei genome assembly, chromosome: PVVCY_03 includes these proteins:
- a CDS encoding fam-a protein gives MNKIYIKVALALLGIAGYMQNVIFATETSKRIDTRSIDERIKELFEQYENEISEDKVEALAALKYVGQSLDLLEKLSRVNVHGYSTNSTKNGHKIYNKKIGKTDIGRLDFTIPSASKYVEVLRHYWDFKYEKTPDKKIINAKVARLYCKNLVVFEKHNPDPNYTPPKKIYSVCSRRPDPSICSILAPSRALKYDGEINKKTKLENVYEKQKPIELNINPEEALSKLGDNLAGFVIKKGGCGDDKVHVTYINAIYNNGNSTEYAHNKRQRDHEYTKILKLAQRIIDNDYDYARRKGFSSPNICCGSTCQ, from the exons atgaataaaatatatattaaggTTGCTTTAGCACTTTTAGGTATCGCAGGATATATGCAAAATGTAATATTTGCAACCGAAACTTCTAAACGTATAGATACTCGTTCCATTGACGAGCGCATAAAAGAATT ATTTGAACAATACGAAAATGAGATAAGTGAAGACAAAGTAGAAGCTTTAGCAGCATTAAAGTATGTGGGCCAATCTTTAGATCTTTTAGAAAAACTTTCTCGGGTTAATGTACACGGTTACTCGACCAATTCTACAAAAAATGgacacaaaatatataataagaaaATTGGAAAAACGGATATTGGAAGACTTGATTTTACCATCCCATCTGCCTCTAAA tACGTTGAGGTATTAAGGCATTACTGGGATTtcaaatatgaaaaaactCCAGataagaaaattattaatg CAAAAGTAGCTCGTTTATACTGCAAAAATCTGGTCGTATTTGAAAAACATAATCCAGATCCTAATTATACACccccaaaaaaaatatatagtgtATGCTCAAGACGTCCT GATCCATCAATATGTTCAATTTTAGCTCCTTCAAGAGCTCTAAAGTATGACGGTGaaatcaataaaaaaactaaatTGGAAAACGTTTACGAAAAACAAAAACCTATCGAACTTAATATTAATCCCGAGGAAGCATTATCCAAATTGGGTGATAATCTAGCCGGATttgtaattaaaaaaggtgGCTGTGGTGATGATAAAGTTCATGTTACTTATATCAACGCT ATCTATAATAATGGCAATTCTACCGAGTATGCCCACAATAAAAGACAGAGAGATCatgaatatacaaaaatccTAAAGTTAGCACAACGCATTATAGATAATGATTATGATTATGCTCGACGTAAAGGTTTTTCAAGCCCTAACATATGTTGTGGATCCACATgtcaataa